The nucleotide sequence GCCGAGGTGATGGCCATCGACGCGGTCTACACCGACTTCGCCGATACCGAGGGCCTGCGCGCCGAGGCCTCGGCCGCGCGCATCGACGGCTTTCGCGCCAAGGCGGCGATCCATCCGGACCAGTGCGCCATCGTCAACGCGGCCTTCGAGCCCTCGGAGGCCGAGCGCCGCTGGGCCCGCGCCGTGCTGGACGCGCTCGCCGCCACGCCCGCGGGCGTGGCGAGCCTCGACGGCCGGATGATCGACCGGCCGCACGAGGTGCAGGCGCGCCGCATCCTCGGCCTGGCCGCTCCGGGCGGGCCGGTGGGCTCCGGCTAGACTTCCCGCCGGTACCGAGCCCCACTCCGTCGTCAGTCAGAAGGAAATTTTCATCCGTGGATGTCAAGCAGGTCGTCAACGCCCTGGAGCTGATCGAGTTCTTCGCGACGCATCGACGGCCGGCCACGCTGGCCGAGATCTCGAAGCATTTCGGCTGGCCGCGCTCGAGCACCTTCAACCTGCTGGGCACGCTGGCCAATCGCGGCTACCTCTACGAGCCGCGCGCGCGCGAAGGCGTCTATCCGTCGCCGCGCTGGCAGCAGCTCATCGATGCGATCGAGCGCGCCGCGCCGCTGCCGCCGAGCCTGCGCACGCTGCTGGAGGCGCTGTCGAAACGCACCCAGGAGACGGCCGTGCTGGGCGCCATCAGCGGCGGCCAGGCGTTGTTCATCGACGCGGTCGAGTCGCCGCATGCCGTGCGCTATTCGGCCGCGCCCGGCAAGCTGGTGCCGCTGCACGTCACCGCCACCGGCCGCGCGCTGCTGTCGCAGCTGTCCGACGCCGACCGCGCCACAGTGCTGCGCAAGGCCGTGTTCGAGCGCTACACGCCGACCACGCTGATGAGCGTGGAGGCGGTCGAGATCGAGATCGCGCGCTCGATCCAGCGCGGATGGTTCGAGGGCGCCGCGGAGTTCACGGCCGACCTCGGCGGCGTGGCGCTGCCGCTGCAGGTGGGGCAGCGC is from Variovorax paradoxus and encodes:
- a CDS encoding IclR family transcriptional regulator encodes the protein MDVKQVVNALELIEFFATHRRPATLAEISKHFGWPRSSTFNLLGTLANRGYLYEPRAREGVYPSPRWQQLIDAIERAAPLPPSLRTLLEALSKRTQETAVLGAISGGQALFIDAVESPHAVRYSAAPGKLVPLHVTATGRALLSQLSDADRATVLRKAVFERYTPTTLMSVEAVEIEIARSIQRGWFEGAAEFTADLGGVALPLQVGQRQFALLVGGPMFRIQPRREELARIMREEIAAHLPDAGLQPKNQ